The genomic window GACGGAAAAGCGCGCCCTGCTCAACAGAAACGGCCACTCCCGGTGTATTATTGAAATCCACCATGTTGTTTAACGTGATTCGGGCGTTTTCCTCCGGTGACCCGCCCGTGGAATCAACCTGGGTGAAAAAACCCAACGCAAAACCGGAGCCGCCGTCCAGCTCAAACATGTTCCGCGCACCCGGCCAATTCCTGGATCCATCACCAGCCACGAACATTTCCAGCCGGTATGTGCCTGCGCGAAGTGCATTGCCCTCCGAAAGCTCCGAGAAACGCGCATAAACCACGCCGGCCTGCCGCCCCCCCAGCATGGCCGAACCGGTTCCGTAAAGGCTCATCCCGCAAACCGGCAAAACGCCCTCGCAAGTATTGGTGAAGACGCCGTTGCCGACGCACGGCGTATTTACCTCAACCGGCAATATGGCGGCAGAGGAAACACCACCAGAACAGATCACCAAGACCACAAGCCACCTGAAAAACTTTTTCAAAAACATAACCCACCCAATCGGTTGCACAAACCTTCTAATCCTTCTTTTTCCGGATCAGCTTAAACTTACTCGCATCCTTTTCCTCGCCTGGGCGGTTCCATCGGAAGTCCTTCCAGCGAGGCGGGGGCATGGTTGCATTCCAACGGTCCCATTGCTTTTGCAGTTCTTCCATTTTTTCGGGATGCTGCGCGGACAGATCATGATCTTCAGCTGGATCATCGGCCAGATTGATGAGTCGCGGCGGTTCGTCATAGGCGGCACTGACAATCTTCCAATCGCCGTGCCGCACCGCATATTGCGTTCCAAAGCGCCAATACAGGGTACGCTCATCCAGCGCCTTTTTCCCTTCCAGCATCGGCAGCAGGTTCACGCCATCGAGCCCCCACTCCGGTTTATTCTCCATACCCGCGGCCGCCAGGGCCGTGGGCAGAATATCCAGCTGAACCACCGGCTCCGAGGAGACACGGCCGGGCGGAATGCGCCCCTTCCACGCCGCGATAAACGGCACGCGTATTCCACCTTCCCACAGCAGCCATTTTTTCCCGGACAACCCGCCCATATCGGCTTCCTTGCAAGCACCGCCGTTATCGCTTAAAACAAAAATAAGCGTGTTCTCTTCGAGCCCCAGCGAACGCAACCGATCCATCAGATCCCCGACCGCGTCATCCAGTTCGGCAATCATAGCCGCATAGGCCTTGCGCTTGTTGTCGAGATGGTCAAAGGCCTTCAAGTATTTATCGCTGGCCACCAACGGACCATGCACCGAGTTGGGCGAAAAATAGAGCAGCCAGGGCTTGTCCCGGTTATCTTCAACAAACTGCAGAGCCCGCTTGCGGTATTCCGGCATGGTAAGCGGGAACTCCGCAGGATCGTCCGCTGCCCCCCCACCCTCGAACATATGGTAACCGTCCG from Pontiella desulfatans includes these protein-coding regions:
- a CDS encoding sulfatase family protein, with product MTMTKKALLVFAVAFGVCTGWCAELAAKPNVLVIYIDDMGWGDLGCYGGALAPTPRIDSIAAQGIRFDNGYVSSPVCGPSRVGLLTGRYPQHTGHDSNTTAKNPTSKLVLTEVTMAQRMKAGGYATGIIGKWHLGGGEAYLPPARGFDYAYGTISNPAEKTDGYHMFEGGGAADDPAEFPLTMPEYRKRALQFVEDNRDKPWLLYFSPNSVHGPLVASDKYLKAFDHLDNKRKAYAAMIAELDDAVGDLMDRLRSLGLEENTLIFVLSDNGGACKEADMGGLSGKKWLLWEGGIRVPFIAAWKGRIPPGRVSSEPVVQLDILPTALAAAGMENKPEWGLDGVNLLPMLEGKKALDERTLYWRFGTQYAVRHGDWKIVSAAYDEPPRLINLADDPAEDHDLSAQHPEKMEELQKQWDRWNATMPPPRWKDFRWNRPGEEKDASKFKLIRKKKD